In a genomic window of Myxococcaceae bacterium JPH2:
- a CDS encoding alpha/beta fold hydrolase, translated as MHLRLQLPEYMVPSGFVFLDSLPLSPNGKVDRRALPAPRAEERITRERLAPRDTVEQQLARIWEEILGASALDVRDNFFDLGGHSLLAVTVMARIREAMGRRLPLAALFRAPTIEALAALMRDAHAEVHTSLVPFGGTTTGARPPLFFIHPVGGGVLCYAELARLLGPDQPFYGLQARGLDGTSAPRESIESLATAYVKAIQEVQPHGPYTLGGWSLGGVIAYEMARQLRAQGEQVARVVLIDAYAPTPPHATDPEPDSLQRLAMFARDLMGLSLANLDLGAALRADLEPEALMKVMLEEAAKSGALPPGMGADSLRALYRVFEAHLRAGRSYIARASSGPVMLLKATETPTDLPQDGGWSALVGAELEVHTVPGDHYSLLKAPAVEELARRLREALGASR; from the coding sequence GTGCACCTGAGACTCCAGCTGCCCGAGTACATGGTGCCCTCCGGCTTCGTCTTCCTCGACTCGCTCCCCCTCTCTCCCAACGGCAAGGTCGACCGCCGCGCGCTCCCCGCGCCTCGGGCCGAGGAGCGCATCACACGAGAGCGACTCGCGCCTCGCGACACCGTGGAGCAACAGCTCGCGCGAATCTGGGAGGAAATACTCGGCGCGAGCGCGCTCGACGTGCGCGACAACTTCTTCGACCTGGGAGGGCACTCCCTGCTCGCGGTGACGGTGATGGCGCGCATCCGCGAGGCCATGGGACGCCGTCTGCCCTTGGCGGCGCTGTTCCGCGCGCCGACGATCGAAGCACTCGCCGCGCTGATGCGAGACGCCCACGCCGAGGTCCACACCTCGCTCGTGCCCTTCGGTGGCACAACGACGGGAGCGCGACCGCCGCTCTTCTTCATCCACCCCGTGGGTGGCGGCGTCCTCTGCTACGCGGAGCTGGCACGACTGCTGGGCCCGGATCAGCCGTTCTACGGACTCCAGGCGCGCGGGCTCGACGGCACCAGCGCCCCCCGTGAGAGCATCGAGTCGCTCGCGACGGCCTACGTGAAGGCCATCCAGGAGGTTCAGCCCCACGGTCCCTACACCTTGGGCGGGTGGTCACTCGGAGGCGTCATCGCCTACGAGATGGCGCGCCAGCTCCGAGCGCAAGGCGAGCAGGTGGCCCGCGTGGTCCTCATCGACGCCTACGCGCCCACGCCGCCCCACGCGACGGATCCGGAACCGGATTCGCTCCAGCGGCTCGCCATGTTCGCGAGAGACTTGATGGGCCTGTCCCTGGCGAACCTGGACCTGGGCGCCGCGCTGCGCGCGGACCTGGAGCCTGAGGCCCTCATGAAGGTCATGCTGGAGGAGGCCGCGAAGTCCGGCGCGCTCCCGCCCGGCATGGGAGCGGACTCGCTGCGCGCGCTCTATCGCGTGTTCGAGGCGCACCTGCGCGCCGGACGGAGCTACATCGCTCGCGCCAGCTCGGGGCCCGTGATGCTGCTCAAGGCCACGGAGACGCCAACGGACCTGCCCCAGGATGGAGGCTGGTCCGCGCTCGTGGGCGCCGAGTTGGAGGTGCACACCGTGCCAGGCGACCACTACAGCCTGCTGAAGGCCCCCGCGGTCGAGGAGCTGGCACGGAGGCTCAGGGAAGCGCTCGGGGCGTCACGCTGA